The following proteins come from a genomic window of Musa acuminata AAA Group cultivar baxijiao chromosome BXJ1-7, Cavendish_Baxijiao_AAA, whole genome shotgun sequence:
- the LOC103991159 gene encoding proline-rich receptor-like protein kinase PERK4, translating to MTSARPPGVSSSTSINSSSSSSFSSSSVSPPPLKSPDASPPPTASPTPPDKSPPSPPSSSKDASPSLESDDGSSSVPSPSPLPTSLLRPSRTSSSPVTPYSKSLVHADSTQDSGGSTPADSFSKSSEVHHSDMNLPLVIGVAAGLGLFFVLMVIACVCCSTKKKKKEKDKCHNAMQYYSDPSGYKDSDYYGGGPPQKWHNEDHDVKVPPPPGPLHGGGWHAHHPPPMMNSEDATSAYSAPHGPPLPPPSPVIALAFNKSTFCYEELATATNGFSHANLLGQGGFGYVHKGVLPNGKEIAVKQLKSGSGQGEREFQAEVDIISRVHHRHLVSLVGYCISGSQRMLVYEFVPNKTLEYHLHGKGLSAMDWSTRLKIALGSARGLAYLHEDCHPRIIHRDIKSANILLDLKFEAMVADFGLAKLSSDNHTHVSTRVMGTFGYLAPEYASSGKLTEKSDVFSYGVMLLELITGRRPVDTHTFMEDSLVDWARPVLSRALADGDYDEIADPRLDGNYDPMEMARMVACAAASVRHSARRRPKMSQIVRALEGDVSLEDLNEGMRPGQSMLFSSGSDYESNSYTSSMNRLRKVMIASPEYSDGYDGPITEFEHCHSASSSGGFSGDLNPIGKQRHF from the exons ATGACTTCCGCTCGGCCGCCGGGTGTTTCCTCATCAACCTCAATCAattcttcgtcttcgtcttcgtttTCGTCGTCGTCAGTATCTCCTCCTCCATTGAAGTCGCCGGACGCTTCCCCACCTCCGACCGCTAGCCCAACACCGCCCGATAAATCACCACCCTCGCCTCCTTCATCCTCGAAAGACGCCTCGCCATCGCTGGAGTCAGACGATGGCTCTTCTTCAGTTCCCTCGCCATCTCCACTGCCCACCTCGCTGCTGCGGCCCTCTCGGACATCATCGTCGCCGGTCACTCCCTACTCCAAGTCGTTGGTGCATGCTGATTCCACGCAGGATTCAGGGGGATCAACACCGGCAGACTCATTCTCCAAGTCAAGCGAAGTTCACCATTCTGATATGAACTTGCCGCTTGTCATCGGAGTGGCGGCAGGCTTAGGGCTATTCTTTGTCCTCATGGTAATTGCATGCGTCTGTTGctccacgaagaagaagaagaaggagaaggacaaGTGCCACAACGCTATGCAGTACTATTCCGATCCTTCGGGATACAAAG ACAGCGACTATTACGGCGGTGGACCGCCCCAAAAGTGGCACAACGAAGACCATGACGTGAAGGTGCCACCACCTCCGGGACCCTTGCACGGAGGAGGGTGGCATGCTCACCATCCTCCGCCCATGATGAACAGCGAAGACGCAACCTCAGCCTACTCAGCGCCTCATGGTCCTCCACTGCCACCCCCCTCCCCTGTCATCGCCCTCGCCTTCAACAAGAGCACCTTCTGCTACGAAGAGCTCGCGACTGCGACCAACGGGTTCTCGCATGCTAACCTGTTGGGGCAGGGAGGATTTGGGTACGTGCACAAAGGAGTTCTCCCCAATGGGAAGGAGATCGCAGTAAAGCAACTCAAGTCGGGGAGCGGACAGGGAGAGCGGGAGTTCCAGGCTGAGGTCGACATCATTAGCCGCGTTCACCATCGCCACCTCGTGTCGCTCGTCGGATACTGCATCTCTGGTTCACAGAGGATGCTGGTGTACGAGTTCGTCCCCAACAAGACGCTCGAGTACCACCTCCATG GAAAAGGACTCTCGGCGATGGATTGGTCGACCAGACTCAAAATTGCGTTAGGATCAGCCAGAGGACTCGCTTACCTGCATGAGGACT GTCACCCTCGAATCATTCACCGTGATATCAAGTCTGCCAACATCCTCCTGGATTTAAAATTCGAAGCCATG GTGGCAGATTTCGGGTTGGCCAAACTGTCGTCCGACAACCACACTCATGTTTCCACACGTGTTATGGGAACGTTCGG GTATTTGGCTCCTGAGTACGCATCGAGCGGGAAGCTGACAGAGAAATCTGACGTCTTTTCCTATGGagtgatgcttctggagctgatAACAGGACGACGACCGGTCGATACACACACATTCATGGAAGATAGCTTGGTGGACTGG GCAAGGCCTGTGTTGTCGCGTGCTTTGGCTGACGGAGACTACGATGAGATAGCTGATCCACGCTTAGATGGCAACTACGATCCCATGGAGATGGCACGCATGGTGGCTTGTGCCGCTGCCAGCGTTCGCCACTCTGCGAGAAGACGACCGAAGATGAGCCAG ATTGTGAGAGCATTGGAAGGCGACGTATCGCTGGAAGACTTGAACGAGGGGATGAGGCCCGGGCAGAGCATGCTCTTCAGCTCAGGCTCCGACTATGAATCGAACTCGTACACCTCCAGCATGAACCGTCTCAGAAAGGTTATGATCGCAAGCCCTGAATACAGTGATGGGTACGACGGACCGATCACAGAATTCGAGCATTGCCATTCTGCATCCAGCAGCGGAGGATTCTCCGGCGACTTGAATCCTATCGGAAAACAAAGGCATTTTTGA
- the LOC135678080 gene encoding succinate dehydrogenase [ubiquinone] flavoprotein subunit, mitochondrial-like produces MWRRCLPRNFRFSRKALPIGSEPIRQSPWTAPRSFSTDSVGRSSYTIVDHTYDAVVVGAGGAGLRAAIGLSEHGFNTACITKLFPTRSHTVAAQGGINAALGNMSEDDWRWHMYDTVKGSDWLGDQDSIQYMCREAPKAVIELENYGLPFSRTEDGKIYQRAFGGQSLDFGKGGQAYRCACAADRTGHALLHTLYGQAMKHNTQFFVEYFALDLLMDSKGTCQGVIALNMEDGTLHRFHAANTILATGGYGRAYFSATSAHTCTGDGNAMVARAGLPLEDLEFVQFHPTGIYGAGCLITEGSRGEGGILRNSEGERFMERYAPTAKDLASRDVVSRSMTMEIREGRGVGPLKDHIYLHLNHLPPDVLKERLPGISETAAIFAGVDVTKEPIPVLPTVHYNMGGIPTNYHGEVVHIKGDDPDAVVPGLMAAGEAACASVHGANRLGANSLLDIVVFGRACANRVAEICKPGEKQKPLEKDAGEKTIAWLDKLRNSNGSLPTSKIRLNMQRVMQNNAAVFRTQETLEEGCQLIDKAWESFHDVKIHDRSLIWNSDLIETVELENLLINACITMHSAEARKESRGAHAREDFTKRDDEKWLKHTLGYWENGKVELTYRPVHMNTLDDEVESFPPKARVY; encoded by the exons ATGTGGCGCCGCTGCTTGCCGCGGAACTTCCGCTTCTCGAGGAAGGCGTTGCCGATCGGGAGCGAGCCGATCCGTCAGTCGCCGTGGACGGCGCCTAGATCCTTCTCCACTGACTCG GTTGGGCGCTCTTCATATACTATCGTTGATCACACATATGATGCAGTGGTTGTAGGCGCTGGAGGTGCAGGGCTAAGAGCAGCCATTGGTCTGTCAGAGCATGGCTTTAATACTGCTTGCATTACCAAGCTCTTTCCTACTCGCTCTCACACTGTTGCTGCACAG GGTGGTATAAATGCTGCTCTTGGTAATATGAGCGAAGATGACTGGAGGTGGCACATGTATGATACTGTTAAAGGAAGTGACTGGCTAG GTGATCAGGATTCCATTCAGTATATGTGCAGAGAAGCACCAAAAGCAGTCATTGAACTGGAAAACTACGGATTACCTTTTTCCAGGACTGAAGATGGCAAAATATATCAACGGGCTTTTGGAGGTCAAAGTTTGGATTTTGGAAAAG GTGGCCAGGCATATCGTTGTGCTTGTGCTGCTGATCGAACTGGCCATGCCTTGCTGCACACACTTTATGGGCAAGCGATGAAGCATAATACTCAGTTTTTTGTTGAATACTTTGCTTTGGATCTTCTCATGGATAGCAAAG GGACTTGCCAAGGTGTGATTGCACTGAATATGGAGGATGGGACCCTTCATCGTTTCCATGCAGCCAACACAATTTTAGCTACTGGG GGCTATGGTAGAGCTTACTTCTCTGCAACCTCAGCTCATACATGTACTGGAGATGGCAATGCTATGGTCGCACGAGCTGGGTTACCTCTCGAG GACCTTGAGTTCGTTCAATTTCACCCTACAGGCATATATGGTGCTGGATGCCTGATCACTGAAG GATCTCGGGGCGAGGGTGGTATTCTTAGGAACAGTGAAGGTGAACGTTTCATGGAACGATATGCTCCTACGGCAAAGGATCTTGCATCACGCGATGTGGTTTCTAGATCTATGACAATGGAAATAAGAGAAGGTCGTGGTGTAG GGCCACTTAAGGATCACATTTATCTTCATCTGAATCATTTGCCTCCGGATGTTCTCAAGGAAAGACTTCCTGGGATATCTGAGACTGCTGCTATTTTTGCTGGTGTTGATGTCACTAAGGAACCCATCCCTGTTCTGCCTACCGTGCACTATAATATGGGTGGAATACCGACAAACTACCATGGCGAG GTAGTTCATATAAAGGGTGATGATCCAGATGCAGTGGTTCCTGGTTTGATGGCTGCTGGAGAGGCAGCTTGTGCATCTGTCCATGGAGCAAATAGGCTTGGCGCAAACTCACTTCTTGATATTGTTGTTTTTGGCAGAGCCTGTGCAAACAGAGTCGCGGAAATCTGCAAGCCAG GGGAGAAGCAGAAACCACTTGAGAAAGATGCTGGAGAAAAGACCATTGCTTGGCTGGATAAGTTAAGGAACTCAAATGGTTCACTGCCAACTTCAAAAATTCGTCTAAACATGCAACGGGTGATGCAAAATAATGCTGCCGTGTTTCGAACACAAGAAACACTAGAAGAAG GTTGTCAGTTGATAGACAAAGCATGGGAGAGCTTTCATGATGTCAAAATCCATGATCGGAGTCTGATATG GAACTCGGACTTAATAGAGACTGTTGAGCTAGAAAATCTTTTAATAAATGCATGTATAACAATGCACTCAGCTGAGGCAAGAAAGGAAAGTCGAGGAGCTCATGCTCGCGAAGACTTTACG AAAAGAGATGATGAGAAGTGGCTGAAACACACACTAGG GTATTGGGAGAATGGGAAAGTCGAGCTAACCTATAGGCCTGTCCATATGAACACTTTGGATGATGAAGTGGAGTCATTCCCACCGAAAGCACGGGTTTACTAA
- the LOC103990975 gene encoding probable BOI-related E3 ubiquitin-protein ligase 3 isoform X1: MAVEAHNLHLFSSQPLLRSRFQLLITIWNQPSLHTMQMGFLSPVSGAAAAPGSGLGFNNVASAAVLAPRKRLRQVSLLGDDMSSHLQQQVLDIDRLILQHAERARAELTERRKRFTRQILAALEEGMSKRLRASQEEIARLGKMNWALEERIKSLCVENQMWRDMARSNEATANALRANLEQFLAAQARAEEEAATADDAESCCCVGDGEEEAGVRREWRRACRSCHDGEPSVLLLPCRHLCLCAACGTAVDACPVCQCSKSGSVCINMS, encoded by the exons ATGGCAGTAGAAGCCCACAACCTTCACCTCTTCTCCTCTCAACCCCTCCTAAGAAGCAGGTTCCAACTTCTCATCACCATTT GGAATCAACCAAGCTTGCACACCATGCAAATGGGATTCCTCTCGCCGGTATCCGGTGCTGCTGCCGCCCCCGGCAGTGGGCTCGGCTTCAACAACGTCGCCTCCGCCGCAGTGCTAGCGCCAAGGAAGCGGTTGCGCCAGGTCTCGCTTCTTGGCGATGACATGTCCTCCCACCTGCAGCAGCAGGTGCTCGACATCGATCGCCTCATCCTGCAACAC GCGGAGAGGGCGCGGGCGGAGCTGACGGAGCGGCGGAAGCGGTTCACGAGGCAGATCCTCGCTGCGCTGGAGGAAGGCATGTCGAAGCGGCTTAGGGCGAGCCAAGAAGAGATCGCAAGGTTAGGGAAGATGAACTGGGCATTGGAGGAGCGCATCAAGAGCCTGTGCGTGGAGAACCAGATGTGGCGCGACATGGCGCGGAGCAACGAGGCAACGGCCAACGCGCTGAGGGCCAACCTCGAACAGTTCCTCGCGGCGCAGGCGAGGGCAGAGGAGGAGGCAGCGACCGCCGACGACGCCGAATCCTGCTGCTGCGTAGGCGACGGGGAGGAGGAGGCCGGCGTGAGGAGGGAGTGGAGGAGAGCTTGCCGGAGCTGCCACGACGGCGAACCGTCGGTGCTGCTGCTACCGTGCCGGCATTTGTGCCTCTGCGCGGCGTGCGGCACGGCCGTGGACGCATGCCCCGTCTGCCAATGCAGCAAGAGTGGTAGTGTGTGCATAAACATGTCTTGA
- the LOC135680081 gene encoding uncharacterized protein LOC135680081, producing the protein MNSKSTVENSLCRSDDLNVELTLGVSPSRHVSNPPSSSSSLLPPPPPTLQQQPHQYSQTNLPPPFPPVLHVPRRYTVIPPPTNPAAAVASSSSASASPRSGGGRTRRNPTQGPRSGKSDSIKPIFPWSTDRRATVHSLSYLLSHYLKEVYGDAQCKRCEARRIIRYDLESKFREVACRIAATRHLMHDRAPAEWMNPTFPDCDACGQPNCMRPVVDGKKRNINWLFMLLGQTLGYCTLEQLKYFCKHTKNHRTGAKDRVLYLTYLGLCKQLDPNGPFDL; encoded by the coding sequence ATGAACAGCAAGAGTACTGTGGAGAACTCCTTGTGCAGATCCGACGATCTCAACGTCGAACTCACCCTCGGAGTCTCTCCGTCACGTCACGTGTCGaaccctccctcctcctcctcttctttgctgccgccgccgccgcctacaCTGCAGCAACAGCCGCACCAGTATTCGCAGACTAACTTGCCGCCGCCTTTCCCTCCCGTCTTGCATGTTCCTCGTCGTTACACGGTCATCCCTCCTCCCACCAATCCTGCCGCTGCTGTTGCTTCTTCATCTTCTGCTTCGGCTTCGCCTCGGTCGGGCGGGGGACGCACACGGCGCAACCCCACCCAGGGGCCGAGGAGCGGCAAGAGCGACTCCATCAAACCAATCTTTCCTTGGTCCACCGATCGTCGGGCCACCGTCCACAGCCTGAGTTACTTGCTCTCCCATTACCTCAAGGAGGTATACGGGGATGCGCAGTGCAAGCGGTGCGAGGCGCGGAGGATAATCAGGTACGACCTGGAGTCCAAGTTCCGGGAGGTGGCGTGTCGCATCGCGGCGACGAGGCACCTCATGCACGACCGGGCGCCGGCGGAGTGGATGAACCCGACGTTCCCGGACTGCGACGCCTGCGGGCAGCCCAACTGCATGCGGCCGGTGGTGGACGGGAAGAAACGCAACATCAACTGGCTGTTCATGCTGCTGGGGCAGACGTTGGGATACTGCACGCTGGAACAGCTCAAGTATTTCTGCAAGCATACCAAGAACCACCGCACCGGCGCCAAGGACCGAGTGCTGTACCTGACTTACCTCGGCCTTTGCAAGCAGCTGGATCCGAACGGCCCATTCGATCTCTGA
- the LOC135586167 gene encoding U1 small nuclear ribonucleoprotein 70 kDa-like isoform X1 yields the protein MPSIATTPPSRPAPKPRIMSQCPPAQTSAYKQADGRKIDNKRVLVHVEQGRSVPNWRPQRLGGGLGTTRTGGEEVNQKHSGREQQQCASGHSRSEESRAEDDRQVDSYSFFNGWTWRSLEKGDGIESENGRGPVNVPMIGHGSEGMTDSTTIGTEIETEKGIERGNECGRERERERGRDRGHGRDKERERGRDTDREHDSQPERDQVHERDYDQAGYERDHGYSHDKEAGYGSESKHGRGSCIKSSS from the exons ATGCCTTCAATCGCAACAACGCCGCCGTCCAGGCCCGCACCAAAGCCCAGAATCATGAGCCAATGTCCTCCAGCTCAAACAT CTGCATATAAGCAAGCTGATGGTCGGAAGATAGACAATAAAAGAGTACTTGTTCATGTTGAGCAAGGAAGATCAGTGCCAAATTGGCGACCTCAAAGGTTGGGTGGTGGACTTGGAACAACCAGGACCGGAGGGGAAGAAGTTAATCAGAAGCATTCTGGCAG GGAGCAGCAGCAATGTGCATCAGGACATTCTAGATCAGAGGAGTCAAGAGCAGAAGATGATCGTCAGGTGGACAG TTATTCATTTTTCAATGGGTGGACATGGAGAAGTCTCGAGAAAGGGGACGGGATCGAGAGCGAGAATGGGAGAGGCCCCGTGAACGTTCCCATGATAGGTCATGGGAGTGAAGGGATGACAGACAGTACCACCATTGGGACCGAGATAGAAACAGAGAAAGGGATAGAGAGGGGAAATGAGTGTGGCAGAGAAAGGGAGAGAGAACGTGGTCGTGATCGGGGTCATGGCAGAGATAAGGAAAGAGAACGTGGTCGTGACACTGACCGTGAACATGATAGTCAACCTGAAAGGGACCAGGTGCATGAGAGAGACTATGATCAAGCTGGCTATGAAAGGGACCATGGTTATTCACATGACAAAGAAGCTGGATATGGTAGTGAGTCGAAGCATGGCAGGGGAAGCTGCATAAAATCCAGCAGCTGA
- the LOC103990975 gene encoding probable BOI-related E3 ubiquitin-protein ligase 3 isoform X2 has product MQMGFLSPVSGAAAAPGSGLGFNNVASAAVLAPRKRLRQVSLLGDDMSSHLQQQVLDIDRLILQHAERARAELTERRKRFTRQILAALEEGMSKRLRASQEEIARLGKMNWALEERIKSLCVENQMWRDMARSNEATANALRANLEQFLAAQARAEEEAATADDAESCCCVGDGEEEAGVRREWRRACRSCHDGEPSVLLLPCRHLCLCAACGTAVDACPVCQCSKSGSVCINMS; this is encoded by the exons ATGCAAATGGGATTCCTCTCGCCGGTATCCGGTGCTGCTGCCGCCCCCGGCAGTGGGCTCGGCTTCAACAACGTCGCCTCCGCCGCAGTGCTAGCGCCAAGGAAGCGGTTGCGCCAGGTCTCGCTTCTTGGCGATGACATGTCCTCCCACCTGCAGCAGCAGGTGCTCGACATCGATCGCCTCATCCTGCAACAC GCGGAGAGGGCGCGGGCGGAGCTGACGGAGCGGCGGAAGCGGTTCACGAGGCAGATCCTCGCTGCGCTGGAGGAAGGCATGTCGAAGCGGCTTAGGGCGAGCCAAGAAGAGATCGCAAGGTTAGGGAAGATGAACTGGGCATTGGAGGAGCGCATCAAGAGCCTGTGCGTGGAGAACCAGATGTGGCGCGACATGGCGCGGAGCAACGAGGCAACGGCCAACGCGCTGAGGGCCAACCTCGAACAGTTCCTCGCGGCGCAGGCGAGGGCAGAGGAGGAGGCAGCGACCGCCGACGACGCCGAATCCTGCTGCTGCGTAGGCGACGGGGAGGAGGAGGCCGGCGTGAGGAGGGAGTGGAGGAGAGCTTGCCGGAGCTGCCACGACGGCGAACCGTCGGTGCTGCTGCTACCGTGCCGGCATTTGTGCCTCTGCGCGGCGTGCGGCACGGCCGTGGACGCATGCCCCGTCTGCCAATGCAGCAAGAGTGGTAGTGTGTGCATAAACATGTCTTGA
- the LOC135586167 gene encoding splicing factor U2af large subunit B-like isoform X3 — MLSKEDQCQIGDLKGWVVDLEQPGPEGKKLIRSILAGSSSNVHQDILDQRSQEQKMIVRWTASISYSFFNGWTWRSLEKGDGIESENGRGPVNVPMIGHGSEGMTDSTTIGTEIETEKGIERGNECGRERERERGRDRGHGRDKERERGRDTDREHDSQPERDQVHERDYDQAGYERDHGYSHDKEAGYGSESKHGRGSCIKSSS; from the exons ATGTTGAGCAAGGAAGATCAGTGCCAAATTGGCGACCTCAAAGGTTGGGTGGTGGACTTGGAACAACCAGGACCGGAGGGGAAGAAGTTAATCAGAAGCATTCTGGCAG GGAGCAGCAGCAATGTGCATCAGGACATTCTAGATCAGAGGAGTCAAGAGCAGAAGATGATCGTCAGGTGGACAG CATCTATCAGTTATTCATTTTTCAATGGGTGGACATGGAGAAGTCTCGAGAAAGGGGACGGGATCGAGAGCGAGAATGGGAGAGGCCCCGTGAACGTTCCCATGATAGGTCATGGGAGTGAAGGGATGACAGACAGTACCACCATTGGGACCGAGATAGAAACAGAGAAAGGGATAGAGAGGGGAAATGAGTGTGGCAGAGAAAGGGAGAGAGAACGTGGTCGTGATCGGGGTCATGGCAGAGATAAGGAAAGAGAACGTGGTCGTGACACTGACCGTGAACATGATAGTCAACCTGAAAGGGACCAGGTGCATGAGAGAGACTATGATCAAGCTGGCTATGAAAGGGACCATGGTTATTCACATGACAAAGAAGCTGGATATGGTAGTGAGTCGAAGCATGGCAGGGGAAGCTGCATAAAATCCAGCAGCTGA
- the LOC135586167 gene encoding U1 small nuclear ribonucleoprotein 70 kDa-like isoform X2, with product MPSIATTPPSRPAPKPRIMSQCPPAQTSAYKQADGRKIDNKRVLVHVEQGRSVPNWRPQRLGGGLGTTRTGGEEVNQKHSGREQQQCASGHSRSEESRAEDDRQVDSLEKGDGIESENGRGPVNVPMIGHGSEGMTDSTTIGTEIETEKGIERGNECGRERERERGRDRGHGRDKERERGRDTDREHDSQPERDQVHERDYDQAGYERDHGYSHDKEAGYGSESKHGRGSCIKSSS from the exons ATGCCTTCAATCGCAACAACGCCGCCGTCCAGGCCCGCACCAAAGCCCAGAATCATGAGCCAATGTCCTCCAGCTCAAACAT CTGCATATAAGCAAGCTGATGGTCGGAAGATAGACAATAAAAGAGTACTTGTTCATGTTGAGCAAGGAAGATCAGTGCCAAATTGGCGACCTCAAAGGTTGGGTGGTGGACTTGGAACAACCAGGACCGGAGGGGAAGAAGTTAATCAGAAGCATTCTGGCAG GGAGCAGCAGCAATGTGCATCAGGACATTCTAGATCAGAGGAGTCAAGAGCAGAAGATGATCGTCAGGTGGACAG TCTCGAGAAAGGGGACGGGATCGAGAGCGAGAATGGGAGAGGCCCCGTGAACGTTCCCATGATAGGTCATGGGAGTGAAGGGATGACAGACAGTACCACCATTGGGACCGAGATAGAAACAGAGAAAGGGATAGAGAGGGGAAATGAGTGTGGCAGAGAAAGGGAGAGAGAACGTGGTCGTGATCGGGGTCATGGCAGAGATAAGGAAAGAGAACGTGGTCGTGACACTGACCGTGAACATGATAGTCAACCTGAAAGGGACCAGGTGCATGAGAGAGACTATGATCAAGCTGGCTATGAAAGGGACCATGGTTATTCACATGACAAAGAAGCTGGATATGGTAGTGAGTCGAAGCATGGCAGGGGAAGCTGCATAAAATCCAGCAGCTGA
- the LOC135678081 gene encoding transcription factor JUNGBRUNNEN 1-like, translating to MEERMGKRGEQGAVEDEDDVLLPGFRFRPTDEELVGFYLRRKVAKKRLSMEIIKEIDIYKYDPWDLPKASTGGDEEYFFCLRGRKYRNSIRPNRVTGSGFWKATGIDRPIYSAGNSGDCIGLKKSLVYYRGSAGKGTKTEWMMHEFRLPNITDSNSPCKREAEIWTICRIFKKSASHRKTPNAPTESSTAGNDCWCIASSGYSNGENGQVCPGHWELMKQAPLALCPDMVQSPGMDDFFSGDGKWDELGRIMDFITD from the exons atggaGGAGAGGATGGGCAAGAGGGGAGAACAGGGAGCCGTGGAGGACGAAGACGATGTTCTTCTTCCGGGATTCCGGTTCCGTCCCACCGACGAAGAGCTCGTGGGGTTTTATCTCCGGCGGAAGGTGGCCAAGAAGCGTCTCAGCATGGAGATCATCAAAGAGATAGATATCTACAAATATGATCCGTGGGATCTACCAA AAGCGAGCACTGGTGGCGACGAGGAGTACTTCTTCTGCCTCAGAGGGAGGAAGTACAGAAACAGCATCAGGCCAAATAGGGTGACCGGGTCAGGTTTCTGGAAGGCGACCGGCATCGACAGGCCCATATACTCCGCAGGCAACTCCGGCGACTGCATCGGCCTCAAGAAATCCCTGGTTTACTACCGAGGGAGTGCAGGAAAGGGTACCAAAACGGAATGGATGATGCATGAGTTCCGCCTTCCCAACATCACCGACAGCAATTCTCCGTGCAAGCGTGAAGCT GAAATCTGGACGATCTGCCGAATCTTCAAGAAGAGTGCCTCCCACAGGAAGACACCAAATGCGCCAACCGAGTCAAGCACTGCAGGGAACGACTGCTGGTGCATAGCCTCCTCGGGCTATTCCAATGGAGAGAACGGCCAAGTATGCCCAGGCCACTGGGAGTTGATGAAGCAAGCTCCCTTGGCCTTGTGTCCCGACATGGTTCAGAGTCCAGGCATGGATGATTTCTTCAGCGGAGATGGTAAATGGGATGAACTCGGAAGGATTATGGACTTCATAACAGATTGA
- the LOC103975180 gene encoding fe(2+) transport protein 1-like gives MLRTAMTTPNNHQPWRTMASRFHNTGVLLLLFLLCNAVAAANETESSAPSECDTKFPGDCHNKAAALQLKIIAIAAILVASMLGVCLPLFSRSVPALGPDRDLFVVVKAFASGVILATGYMHVLPDSFDDLGSPCLPEDPWSKFPFTTFVAMLSAIGTLMLDSMMLTSYNKRRPKVSSATVTGHGHCAVPQLDADGKDGRETVVLRNRIIAQVLEMGIIVHSVVIGLSMGASENVCTIRPLVAALCFHQLFEGMGLGGCILQAEYGMKMRGILAFFFAVTTPFGVVLGIGLSNTYRDNSPTALIVVWLLNAASAGLLNYTAMVDLLANDFMGPKLQGSFKLQLWAYVAVLLGAGGMSLMAKWA, from the exons ATGCTTCGAACTGCGATGACAACGCCAAACAATCACCAACCTTGGAGAACAATGGCTTCCCGTTTCCACAACACCGGCGtcctcctccttctcttcctcctctgcaACGCTGTGGCTGCGGCCAACGAGACGGAATCCTCGGCGCCGTCGGAGTGCGACACCAAGTTCCCCGGGGATTGCCACAACAAGGCGGCGGCCCTGCAGCTGAAGATCATCGCCATCGCTGCCATCCTCGTCGCCAGCATGCTCGGCGTCTGCCTCCCCCTCTTCTCCCGCTCGGTGCCCGCGCTCGGGCCCGACCGCGACCTCTTCGTGGTCGTCAAGGCCTTCGCCTCCGGTGTGATCCTCGCCACCGGGTACATGCATGTCCTGCCGGACTCCTTCGACGACCTCGGCTCGCCTTGCCTGCCCGAAGACCCATGGTCCAAGTTCCCGTTCACCACCTTCGTCGCCATGCTGTCGGCCATCGGCACGCTGATGTTGGACTCCATGATGCTCACCTCTTACAATAAGAGGAGGCCGAAGGTCAGCAGCGCCACGGTCACCGGCCACGGCCATTGCGCCGTGCCGCAGCTCGATGCGGACGGCAAAGATGGGCGAGAAACTGTGGTGCTCCGAAACCGCATTATAGCACAG GTGCTGGAAATGGGCATCATAGTTCACTCTGTGGTGATAGGGCTGTCCATGGGAGCCTCTGAGAACGTCTGCACCATCCGGCCTCTGGTGGCTGCCCTTTGTTTCCACCAACTCTTCGAAGGAATGGGCCTCGGTGGCTGCATTCTTCAG GCGGAGTACGGGATGAAGATGAGAGGCATCCTGGCCTTCTTCTTCGCGGTGACCACCCCGTTCGGAGTCGTCCTCGGCATCGGGCTGTCCAACACCTACAGAGACAACAGCCCGACGGCGCTCATCGTGGTGTGGCTGCTGAACGCCGCCTCCGCGGGGCTGCTCAACTACACGGCCATGGTGGATCTCCTGGCCAACGACTTCATGGGGCCAAAGCTACAAGGCAGCTTCAAGCTTCAACTCTGGGCTTACGTAGCGGTGCTGTTGGGCGCCGGCGGCATGTCTCTCATGGCCAAATGGGCCTGA